Sequence from the Fragaria vesca subsp. vesca linkage group LG4, FraVesHawaii_1.0, whole genome shotgun sequence genome:
ATTATTTAGAATGTCTATGATGTCTTTACAGATCCCTGTTTAGAAATAACTGAAATTGGTGTTTCTGAATTGGCTTGAATGTGATATGCAATGTTGATGTATGCCTGTCTGATTGATTAATATGATGGTTGATTGCCGAGGTACGAAATTGTCAACGGTGTAACTGAAGTTGAAGAATACACAGAGAAAGGGGTGTCAGATTTCTGGCTCACGGCAATGAAGACCAATGAAGTTCTTTCTGAGGAGGTGGGGAAACTTTTTAACACATTTTCTTGTATTCTTTTTGGAAAAATAAAATGCAGAAATTTGATCAAATGTATACTAGAATAGATCTCAGAGCGTGATGAAGGGGCTCTGAAGTACCTCCAGGATATCAAGTGGTCTAGGATAGACGAACCAAAAGGATTCAAGCTTGAGTTTTTCTTCAATGCCAATCCTTATTTCAAAAATTCTGTATTGACAAAAATGTATCTCATGATTGATGACGATGAACCTATTTTGGAGAAGGCAATTGGGTAATTCTATTAACTGCTGCTGTAAAGTATTTGTTTCCTTTATTTCCTTTATAAATTTTGTTTTGTTTTTCTAAAAAATTGGGTTATCTTATAGAACGGAGATTGATTGGTATCCTGGGAAGAGCTTGACGCAGAAGATCTTGAAGAAGAAGCCAAGAAAGGGATCAAAGAATGCTAAACCCATAACTAAAACTGAAGACTGTGAAAGCTTCTTTAACTTCTTCAACCTTCCTAAGATACCTGATACTGATGATGGATTTGATGAGGAAACTGTAAGTTTGGCTTCAAGCAGAAACAAGTCCTATGTTCATTAATATTTTGATGTGCCCAACTGTTCTGAATCTCTTTGATATAAATATTGTCAGGCTAAAGAACTTCAAAGTCAGATTGAGCAGGATTACGACATTGGGTACGTGGTGGTATTCTTTTACTTATGTCTAATGAATTCACTCTGTTTACTGTGATCTTCTGCAAGATAAATTGGTTACAATGATGTATATATAAGTCTGATCAATTGGTTGGATGAGTGTTTTATAATTGCAGTTCTTTTGCAAGTGACAAACATGCAAATACAGATGAAGATAATCGTCTATTTTTCTTTTAGAACTCTTACACAATGAGTTTTATGTCACTTTCTATATGAATAAAGCAATATCAGTATGTATAAACTTTGTAGTTCTACATCCCATTCAAATGTGTCAAATGCTAGTAGTTGATCATATATTGAAATTTGTATATCATCTATATCAATTGACTAACATGTTGCTGGTTAACAGAAGTGTACAGAGCCTTTTAGTGCTTTCCTTTGCCTTTTTAGTAATTGTAACATGGTGTATCAGCCAAATAAAATTAGTCAATTGTTGTCATTCAATACCAGAAACACAAACTAGTTTTGTTATTATGTGTCTAATATACAAGTTTATCTGTCCAAACTAATGTTCTCTCTTTCGCATGTATTTGCATATGCACTGTTTCTCCAGCAAATTAATGTCTAAGCTCTCTTTCTTTGATGTTTTGGAGGTTCTCCTTTTGGTTTCGAAGCCATTCCTCGGCACCCTTCTCCAGCAAGCCAACGAAGACCAGGAGGTTGACGAATCAGGCGGGAATGACAAAGAGCCTACAGAGGAGTCAGAGGGATTGATGAGTCAAGGCGAGGGAGAATTGTTTGGATTTGAACAGTTACATGATTAGTTACATGAACAGTTACATAGTCAGTTACGTTGATTTCAACAGTTACTTGACTAGTTACATATTATCATTTGGATTGTGTAATTATTATGTGTATCTGACTTGTGTAACTACATTAAACTACTTATGTAACTATCCATGTAACTATAGATGGTCAGCTACATTTGCATTTACTAGTTACATGTCCAGTTACTTTTGCATTTGAGTATGTTGTTATGGCCAAGAAGCATAAAGTGTCCGTCGTGGTTCAACAACATGCTAAAAGCAGCGGAACGGTGTCGTCGTGGTGCAGCGGCACGCTGCAATTATTATTTACTTGACTTATGTAACTACATTAAGTTACCTATGTAACTATCCATGTAGTTATAGATAGATAGTTAGTCACATACATGCTACATAACCAGTTACATGTATTGACATACACAGAATGCAAAAGAAAGCAAAGCAATGTCTATTAATTGAAATCTTTTCAAAACATTTAATCATTCATGTAGCTATTCAAAAAGAATAGAACACTTTACTCTCAACTTTCTGAACCTACTACTCCTTATATATTGAAAAATTAGCTCAATGTATGATCTGTAATGCTTCCTATCTAAAACTAAACTAGAGAAAATCTACATCAGAACTTCATCCTTCTTTAGTGTCTTCTTCATGTTCTGCTGCTTGCAAAGTTTGGCCAGCAGTTCATCATCACCCTCTTCATCAACTGTCTTCTTTTTCTTCTTTGCCGCTTCATCAACTGTTTTCTCTTTTTTTTTCTTTGCCTCTTCATCAACTGCCTTCTTTTTTTTCTTTGCTTCTTGTATGTCAGCATCTCTATCCTTTGTATCCCTTTCTTTGTTATTCTTTCCCATCATCTTTTTCTGCACAAAATTGTCTGATATGTTTGCTTATCACACCTCAAAACACTTATTGTAACTACATATGTATCTACCAATGTAACTACCCATGTACCTACCCATGTAACTAAAAAATTGACAGTTACTTGAGTAGTTACATTTTAGGTTTCAAAACAGTTAAAACAAAAGCAAAAACAAAGATCACCTATCATCATCACAAGAAGCACAAATTTCATTTAAATTCACACAATTTTATCTGAGCCAAACATCTTATAGCCTCATACCTAAATAATGAATCTAGATGCAAACATTCGTAAACTGAATAACACTAACACACATCCAAAGATCACAAAACAAACATAAACTTCAAAACCAAACAATTAACCGTAAACCCATACCCCTCGACATAGAGATGCAACTACCTATGTAACTATATTAAGATACCCATGTAACTACTCATGTAACTAGAGATTGACAGTTACATGGGTAGTTACAGATTGATAGTTACCTAGGTAGTTACATACATGACCGGCACAAGAAGGTAACTATTCATGTAACTACAGATTGATAGTTACCTGGGTAGTTACATACATGCTACATTTGTGTAACTACATTAACCTGCCTATGTAACTATCCATGTAACTACATATTAATAGTTACCTGGGTAGTTACATACATGCTACACTACATAATCCTGCATATGTAACTATGCATGTAACTATATATGTAACTATCTATTTATGTAACTATGCATGTAACATCTATGTAACTATCCATGTAACTATGTACGTAACTATCCATCTATGTAACTATACATGTAACTATCCATGTAACTATTTATCCATGTAACTATGCAAGTAACTATCCATGTAACTATGTATGTAACTATCCATGTAACTATGCATGTAACTATCCATGTAACTATCCATCCATGTAACTATGCATGTAACTATCCATCTATGTAACTATGTATGTAACTATCTATGTAAATATTCATCTATGTAACCATGCATGTAACTACAGATTGATAGTTACATGGGTAGTTACATACATGCTACACTTGTGTAACTACATTATCTTACCTATGTAACTATCAATGTAACTATCCATGTAACTACAGATTGATAGTTGCCTGGGTATTTACATTCATGCTACACTTGTGTAACTACATTATCGTGCCTATGTAACTATCCATGTAACTACAGATTGATAGTTACCTGGATAGTTACATACATGCTACACTTTCACTTGTGTAACTACATTATATTGCCTATGTAACTATCTATCTATGTACTTGACGTGTCGCGTAACCGGGGTCAAACAACTTCAATTTAATTACCCTGCAATCGTAGTAATATGGACAAGTAGGGATCGTTCTAGCCGGGGAAACCAAAGGGCGATCGAAAGAAGATAAACCAAACAACTTATAAACAAGTATTCACATATATATATTGAAATATTGGGGGTTTAAGATTGATTAATTCTAACAAATAACCTACTGAAAATTAAACCTAAGATTATTATATACAAGTGATCAACATACTCATGCAACACATAACACGAAAAACCATCAAGAACACATAACAACTTCATGCAAGGCCGGGCAGCAATGTTCAAATTATCCTAGACTCTAACCAATTCCGATTCTAATTAGAGCCTTTGCGGTTATCTAATTGTTAAGACTCCTCAAGTATTTAGAACCATCTTTGCGCTTGATCCTAAACATGAATGCTAACTCATTTAAAGACACGTTGCGTAGAGATTAAACAAGAAAACCTTTAGCACACGAGTCAATCGGAAACATGATCTAAGGCATGGCGTCACTCATCCTATTAGCATGCAAATTATCAGAATTATATCCGCCCTAAGTTAATAACAGAGACCAAGACAACTTTGCGTATGAATTGATCCAAAATTATTATGGTAGATGAAACCGCACCTTAAGGACAACCATGGCCGTGACAGCCTCAAGGATTGATTTAGATGCACGAATTCATGACAATTAATCAATTAGAAATCAAAAACACATAAGAACATGCTACTGCCCCAAAACCTATATCACGAAATCATCATATATTCAAAAAGTTACAAATCAAAACATAGAACAATCAAAGATCACAAAGAAATCCGAAAACCATGTTTGATAAATAAAACCAAAATCGAAAAGTATATTACAATAGAGTTCGAAACTATACAGAAAATAATACAAGAAGCCATGAGAAAATCACACTTTTACAACCTTGAAAGATTCGGCCAGTGTGGGGAAAATCGGTGGTTGGATGGAATGATTCTTATGGTTTGTGGTGGATGAATCGGCTAAGTAATTTTCTGTATAGGGTTTGGTAGAGTTTCGGCTATGTAATTGCAAGAGTAGAGATGATGTTTTTCTGCTCNNNNNNNNNNNNNNNNNNNNNNNNNNNNNNNNNNNNNNNNNNNNNNNNNNNNNNNNNNNNNNNNNNNNNNNNNNNNNNNNNNNNNNNNNNNNNNNNNNNNNNNNNNNNNNNNNNNNNNNNNNNNNNNNNNNNNNNNNNNNNNNNNNNNNNNNNNNNNNNNNNNNNNNNNNNNNNNNNNNNNNNNNNNNNNNNNNNNNNNNNNNNNNNNNNNNNNNNNNNNNNNNNNNNNNNNNNNNNNNNNNNNNNNNNNNNNNNNNNNNNNNNNNNNNNACATGCTACACTTATGTGTTCCTTGCTCCGTCAAGTCTGTACTGCTTCTTACCAACAGATGATAAATTATTGGTTTGTTTTGCATGAAGAGCAGCATCTGAAGTCGGTATGTCTTTTTGGAAGGGTCTAGTACTGATCCATGGGGAACCCACCTGCTCTGGAGTTTTAGTTTCTTTTGTTGTTTTGGCAGCTGTAACTTCTTCCCCGTTGAACTTACCCTCTATGGTATTCGCTAAGTTAGCATTTTCTGTTTCTGCATTTGGTACCACAACCTCCCTTTCCTTTGCAGATCCAGACTTTTTCTTGGCTATTGAGTCTACCACAACTCCAATTGACATCTTCCTAGATTGGCTTGCTGGATGAATAATGCTTCCATAGCTCCAGCAATTGCTTGTTTGATCCTGAAACATGGCATTTGAAGTAAGCATTATATTTTGTGCTCCAGACTCAAATTAGAATGCAAAGTTCACATCCCTTCGGCCTAGCCAATCCCAATTCCATTTTTGTTCTTATTCAAATTTGTTTCGGATGAAGATAAATTTAATAAACTTCAAACTAATACAGCCAGTGACATATTTTTAGAATCACAATCTCAAGAGTTGAATTATACACAGGTAGATAGAACTAAATTAGTATTTTAAATCAAGTAAACCAAAACCACATCTATGGGGTCTTTCCTGATAACACAGTTGACTGAAATACCATAATGGTCATGTACGAGCTATATATATAAAACATAGACTGAGCTAGTCACAGATCATGTACCATCCAACTCGAAAAGGATCACCAAAAATATAACTGGAAAGAGTTACAGATTATGCACCATCCAACAAATGAGAAAAGAAACAGCCAAAGTCTAATAGGAAATTCTTACACACTATACAATTAGCTATGCAGATACAATGCTTACATCTTGCATATGCTTTTGTCTTCCAACCTCCATCTAGAGAACACATAAGTAGAACAACCACAATTGTAACCTGAACAACAGACCAAGAAATTTGGTCAAAAAACAAACCAAGATATACAAAGTAAGGGGCCTAATTTGTGTTCATGTGGTGAATGTTGCGATACGAAAGCATTAGAAACTTAGTAACATTACAATTCATTTCACACCCAGAGCAGCAAGAACACAATCACACACAGAATGAAGCAACTGGTAAAATATTCATCAATGATAAGCTGGTTCTTAGTTCCCTATCCAACTAAACATGGTTTAAATTTCCTAAACTACTCAATTGATGCAATCATCTCCAAATCAGACGAGAACCACGTGACTATATCAAATAAGCAAAGAACGAAAAAAAAAAAAAATTCAACAATCGGCAAAACCCTAACAATTACTGACAGGACCCACCCCGAATTTCACCTTGAAACCCAAGGTAAATCCTGCGGGGTCCACCTTCAAGGAAAATTTACCGAAAATTCGGCATAACCTTCCTTGAAAATGGACAACCTTTACCTGAAAAATCCAACTTAACACTTCTATAACCAAACAAATCAGCCTCAACACCTGGAGCCTTCTTGCTCCCCAAGATCAACACATCTCCCAATATAACAATTACTCAACTCTAATAATCCCACAACCAAGAATAAGGACTATTAATAATTTACTATTGGACTTTCAGAGCATATCTAAAGTTGAACGAAAAACAACGAATAAAGAATATGCGGAAGCAGCCTCTGACTATGCCTCAACTCCATGTATGCTCGACCTCCTTTAAAACTTAGCCTGCACACTGGGCATTTGAAACCGAAGGGCCTAGGGAAAAGTAATATAAAAACGTTAGAGTGAGTGGATGAAAAATTAAACAAATAACTGATCGCAACATAACTAACCAAACTTAATTACTTTCTCATTTTCCAATAATCAAGAAATCTGTTGCTTGCAAGTGTTGATAAAACTTTCGTAAAGAAAATCCCAAGGAAACGGACTAGCCCCGCTAGTCAAATTAATGACAAAAATAAATAATAACCTTCATAGAAGAAGGTACCAAAACAAGGGACTAGCCCCGCTAGTCAAAACGACAACAATAAATAAGAAACAAATATAGCCATACAAGTGAGCCTCCCAGACTCGGTTGCCTCCCAGGCAATAGTACTCTCATACTCCCTACACCTTCATGTTATGATAACAGAGAGGATGTGGGGCTTGCGTGATGTCGTCGACTACATCACATCACCCAAAGGCGGAAAGGGCTTGAGTAACCCCACTTAAAACGTGGAAGTAACATCGCCTCGAAAGGCGGAACAACATGCTAGCATGAATAATAACGATCCAACAAGTATGGCATAAATAAAGAAACATAAATCCATGTGAGTTTCCCCGAAACTCATAATTAAAGCATAAGTACGATTCCTAACCGTACTCAAAGAATTCAAAGAGCAAAGAAACTAATTAAATTCAACGACGTGTCCCACACGTTAAAATGTTCAATGAAATAAATAACTTCAATGATTATCATCTTTCAAAAACCAGATAATATGCAAATCAGTATGAAATCTCAAATCCGGAAATCATAAAGAAAATCCAAACTCAAATCTCAAATTATCAATCCGAGCTCAAATCCATAAATTATGACCAACATTTAATCCATGCATCAATCTTAAATAATTTCCAACATCATTTCATATACCGAAGTCATAATATATGCTCGGAAAATGAAATACTAAATTATAAAATCTTGCATGCATATTAATTAAAAACCAAAATGTCTACTCAAAGATTTAGGCCTAAGCCTGACGAATTCAGAATCACCACTCAAGTGGGGTCTCCTCGAATCCTGGCACAACAACCATGCTTAGGACCAAACTTCAATTCCGGAAAATAATTACGTGAATAAAAACATCTAACTCTCTTCCGTTGAACCCACTACTCTTAATAGGGTTAAACTCACCGGATTCACACCAAACTCCACCACAACCTTAATTCGTCAATTATAACATTCCAGGCTAAATACCAAGGAAATTCAACGGCTGGATTTTCATTCTAATAACCGGCAAAATCCTTAATCTTTTAAAAATCCCAAACCTTAACAAAACTCCTCCAAAAATTCCAAACTATACTTCATTAGACTCCTCTCATTAAAACAAACCCAAAAACCTGAAAATTAACCTCCAAGTGGAGGCGCCGCCGCCTGCTCCGTGGGCAGCCGTACTCCAACGGCGACCAATGCCTCCCAAATTTTGACAAAATAATCCTCTCATCACACACAACAACTTCCATAACTAGCACTTAGTCCAATTCTATGCCTAACTAGGGTAATCGAATCAAAACATCTAAAAATCCCCCAATTCAAACCCTAGCCCGAAAATCCTCCTACACACTTCGAATTGGATCATTACCTTCTAGGGAAATGTTACACACGGAGAGCACTTCCCAATGGAACTGAAGTCACTGGAAATGGTGGCCGGAGGAGCGAGTTTCGGCGTCGGGACTCCACCACGCAGCCGGAGCTTCCGGGCGAGCTCTCTCCCTCACGGTGGCGCTAGGGCAGCTCTCACCGGTCCAAGAAGAAGGCTGGGTCGACGGCCGACCGTTTGGGACCGGTGCGCCGGTCTANNNNNNNNNNNNNNNNNNNNGAGAGAGAGAGAGAATGAGTTGGGCCTTTTGACCCCATTTTTGACCCGGTCCACCATTTAAAATCCCACTCCAACAATAAAACACCTCCAAAAATAATACCTACTAAAACAATTAATCTCTCTTTACCAAATAAAGTCTACTCTTTTTATCTAATAACTTTTTCATGCTAACTCCGATT
This genomic interval carries:
- the LOC101291044 gene encoding uncharacterized protein LOC101291044, encoding MEVGRQKHMQDDQTSNCWSYGSIIHPASQSRKMSIGVVVDSIAKKKSGSAKEREVVVPNAETENANLANTIEGKFNGEEVTAAKTTKETKTPEQKKMMGKNNKERDTKDRDADIQEAKKKKKAVDEEAKKKKEKTVDEAAKKKKKTVDEEGDDELLAKLCKQQNMKKTLKKDEVLM